The Bos javanicus breed banteng chromosome 21, ARS-OSU_banteng_1.0, whole genome shotgun sequence genome includes a region encoding these proteins:
- the IDH2 gene encoding isocitrate dehydrogenase [NADP], mitochondrial, which yields MAGYLRVVRSLCRASGSGSAWAPAALTAPNLQEQPRRHYADKRIKVAKPVVEMDGDEMTRIIWQFIKEKLILPHVDVQLKYFDLGLPNRDQTNDQVTIDSALATQKYSVAVKCATITPDEARVEEFKLKKMWKSPNGTIRNILGGTVFREPIICKNIPRLVPGWTKPITIGRHAHGDQYKATDFVVDRAGTFKVVFTPKDGSGPKEWEVYNFPAGGVGMGMYNTDESISGFAHSCFQYAIQKKWPLYMSTKNTILKAYDGRFKDIFQAIFEKHYKTEFDKHKIWYEHRLIDDMVAQVLKSSGGFVWACKNYDGDVQSDILAQGFGSLGLMTSVLVCPDGKTIEAEAAHGTVTRHYREHQKGRPTSTNPIASIFAWTRGLEHRGKLDGNQDLIRFAQTLEKVCVETVESGAMTKDLAGCIHGLSNVKLNEHFLNTSDFLDTIKSNLDRALGQQ from the exons ATGCCGACAAGAGGATCAAGGTGGCGAAGCCAGTGGTGGAGATGGACGGCGATGAGATGACCCGTATTATCTGGCAGTTCATCAAAGAGAAG CTCATCCTGCCCCACGTGGACGTCCAGCTCAAGTATTTCGACCTGGGGCTCCCGAACCGTGACCAGACCAATGATCAGGTCACCATCGACTCTGCGTTGGCCACCCAGAAGTACAGTGTGGCTGTGAAGTGTGCCACCATCACCCCCGACGAGGCCCGTGTGGAAG AGTTCAAGCTGAAGAAGATGTGGAAGAGCCCCAATGGAACCATCCGGAACATCCTCGGGGGAACGGTCTTCCGGGAGCCCATCATCTGTAAGAACATCCCGCGTCTCGTCCCTGGCTGGACCAAGCCCATCACCATTGGCAGGCATGCCCACGGCGACCAG TACAAAGCCACAGACTTTGTGGTTGACCGGGCTGGCACATTCAAGGTGGTCTTCACCCCGAAGGATGGCAGCGGCCCTAAGGAATGGGAGGTGTACAACTTTCCTGCTGGTGGCGTGGGCATGGGCATGTATAACACGGATGAG TCCATCTCAGGTTTTGCACACAGCTGCTTCCAGTATGCCATCCAGAAGAAGTGGCCACTCTACATGAGCACCAAGAACACCATCCTGAAAGCTTACGACGGGCGCTTCAAGGACATCTTCCAGGCCATCTTTGAGAA GCACTACAAGACTGAGTTCGACAAACATAAGATCTGGTACGAGCACCGGCTCATTGATGACATGGTGGCTCAGGTCCTCAAGTCCTCAGGCGGCTTTGTGTGGGCCTGCAAGAACTACGATGGAGACGTGCAGTCGGACATCCTGGCCCAGG GCTTTGGCTCCCTTGGTCTGATGACGTCCGTGCTGGTCTGCCCGGATGGGAAGACCATTGAGGCTGAGGCTGCTCATGGCACAGTCACCCGCCACTATCGGGAGCACCAGAAG GGCCGGCCGACCAGCACCAACCCCATCGCCAGCATCTTTGCCTGGACGCGTGGCCTAGAACACCGGGGCAAGTTGGATGGGAACCAGGACCTCATCAG GTTCGCCCAGACCCTGGAGAAGGTGTGCGTCGAGACGGTGGAGAGCGGAGCCATGACCAAGGACCTGGCGGGCTGCATCCACGGCCTCAGCAA TGTGAAGCTGAACGAACACTTCCTGAACACCTCGGACTTCCTGGACACCATCAAGAGCAACCTGGACAGAGCTCTGGGCCAGCAGTAG